Proteins encoded within one genomic window of Macrobrachium nipponense isolate FS-2020 chromosome 9, ASM1510439v2, whole genome shotgun sequence:
- the LOC135218257 gene encoding U4/U6 small nuclear ribonucleoprotein Prp31-like has product MSLADELLNDFDDGEEEELLVNELQARGMDYSSNGVKESIAETTNDTNGESEFKVPLPVDGPVPKAGLQSVRQVALLWDSDKLKNIKDRIDKYAITPRKAEELQGPVEADPEYMLIVDANNINVDIDDEINTIHKFVKEKYAKRFPELESLVVNPLEYLNAVRELGNDVDKIKNSEALAQILTQATIMVVSVTASTTQGTLLTKEELNAIEEACKMAQDLNAFKIRILDYVESRMNFIAPSISCIVGASTAAKLMGAAGGLTNLAKLPASNVLLIGKQKKTMIGMAQTSMLPHAGYIYYSDIVQEAPVDLRAKVARIVAAKTTLAARIDSMHGSPNGTQGIRLREEVEKKLDKLQEPPPVKSVKPLPPPIDAPGKKRGGRRVRKMKERMAVTDLRKAQNRMNFGEIEEDAYQDDLGYTRGQLGKGGAGRIRKVTVDEKTRVRLSKTLQKEVQRQSSLGGQTTVRRQVAGTASSVAFTPLQGLEIVNPQAAENNSQGQGNKYFSNILGFKNVSK; this is encoded by the exons ATGTCTTTAGCAGACGAACTTCTCAATGACTTCGACGATGGCGAGGAAGAGGAATTACTGGTTAACGAGTTGCAAGCGAGGGGGATGGACTACAGCAGCAATGGGGTGAAAGAGAGCATCGCAGAGACGACCAACGACACCAATGGGGAAAGCGAGTTCAAGGTGCCCCTTCCTGTCGATGGCCCTGTGCCCAAGGCAGGTTTGCAGTCCGTGAGGCAAGTGGCGTTGTTATGGGATTCAGATAAACTTAAGAACATTAAAGATCGTATCGATAAATACGCCATAACGCCCAGGAAGGCCGAAGAGCTGCAGGGGCCTGTTGAGGCAGACCCCGAGTACATGTTGATCGTTGACGCCAACAACATCAACGTCGACATCGACGACGAAATCAACACCATTCACAAGTTCGTGAAGGAAAAATATGCCAAAAGATTCCCGGAACTGGAATCTTTGGTCGTGAACCCCCTGGAATACTTGAATGCCGTGAGGGAGCTGGGCAACGACGTCGACAAAATCAAGAACAGCGAAGCCCTGGCGCAGATCTTGACGCAGGCCACCATCATGGTTGTCAGTGTCACTGCCTCCACCACCCAGGGCACTCTGCTGACCAAGGAGGAGCTTAATGCCATTGAAGAAGCGTGCAAGATGGCTCAAGATCTGAATGCGTTCAAGATTAGGATACTGGATTACGTCGAAAGTCGAATGAACTTCATCGCACCTAGCATATCGTGCATTGTCGGGGCGTCAACTGCTGCAAAATTGATGGGAGCTGCTGGCGGGTTGACAAATTTGGCCAAACTGCCAGCCAGTAATGTGTTGCTTATTGGTAAGCAGAAAAAGACTATGATTGGGATGGCACAAACTTCAATGCTGCCCCATGCGGGTTACATTTATTATTCGGATATCGTACAGGAGGCTCCAGTTGATCTTCGAGCAAAAGTTGCCAGGATAGTGGCCGCCAAAACCACCCTCGCTGCACGAATAGACAGCATGCACGGCAGTCCGAATGGAACTCAAGGTATTCGACTGAGAGAGGAAGTAGAAAAGAAGCTTGACAAACTTCAGGAACCTCCACCTGTCAAATCGGTAAAACCTTTACCGCCTCCCATAGACGCACCcgggaagaagagaggaggacgaCGCGTACGAAAGATGAAGGAGAGGATGGCTGTAACAGATCTAAGGAAAGCACAGAATAG AATGAACTTTGGTGAAATTGAAGAGGATGCATATCAGGATGACTTGGGATATACAAGAGGGCAGCTGGGCAAAGGTGGTGCTGGCCGCATTCGGAAAGTAACAGTAGATGAAAAGACAAGAGTTAGGTTGTCAAAAACCCTACAGAAAGAGGTTCAGCGGCAGAGTTCCCTGGGGGGTCAAACAACAGTGCGAAGACAGGTTGCTGGTACAGCATCCAGTGTTGCTTTTACCCCACTTCAAGGGTTAGAAATTGTTAATCCTCAAGCAGCAGAAAATAACAGTCAAGGACAAGGCAATAAGTATTTCTCCAATATTCTTGGATTCAAAAATGTTAGCAAGTAA